A stretch of Desulfobacter hydrogenophilus DNA encodes these proteins:
- a CDS encoding radical SAM protein — protein MRYNHIFGPVPSRRLGLSLGVDLVCHKTCTLDCIYCECGPTTNLTLKRKEYVPFDEVKAELTHYFENHPDPDYVTFSGSGEPTLSPDIGRIIDFIKEKKPKIRVAVLTNATLLSDPVVRKDLNRADLVMPSLDAVIPETFKKINRPAEQIDIHKVIDGLKTFAGSFQGELWLEVFILPGINDAKEELETLGAIIRDINPARVQLNTLDRPGAVAGLKPASKQDLDRVAEIIHAANVEIIARVKNLSSGDHISDEKMEAMVMETIHRRPCTVDDLTAALNLEKGNLEILMKRLILEDKVESVQQERGLFYQTIKEPL, from the coding sequence ATGAGATATAATCATATATTCGGCCCGGTCCCTTCAAGGCGCCTCGGGCTTTCCCTGGGTGTGGATCTTGTCTGTCACAAAACCTGTACCCTGGATTGTATTTACTGCGAGTGCGGCCCAACCACCAACCTGACCCTTAAGCGAAAGGAATATGTTCCTTTTGACGAGGTCAAAGCAGAATTAACCCATTATTTTGAAAACCATCCTGACCCGGACTATGTTACCTTTTCAGGGTCTGGAGAGCCCACCTTAAGTCCGGACATCGGCAGGATCATTGATTTTATCAAAGAAAAAAAACCAAAAATCCGGGTGGCCGTACTGACCAATGCCACCTTGCTGTCCGACCCCGTCGTCAGAAAGGATCTAAACAGGGCCGATCTCGTCATGCCCTCCCTGGATGCTGTGATCCCCGAAACGTTTAAAAAAATCAACCGGCCTGCTGAACAAATTGATATCCATAAGGTTATCGACGGTCTCAAAACCTTTGCCGGGTCTTTCCAGGGGGAACTCTGGCTGGAGGTATTTATCCTGCCCGGAATCAATGATGCAAAAGAGGAACTTGAAACGTTAGGGGCAATCATCCGGGATATTAACCCTGCCCGGGTTCAGCTCAACACCCTGGACCGTCCCGGGGCCGTCGCAGGGCTTAAGCCCGCTTCAAAACAGGACCTTGACCGGGTGGCCGAAATTATTCATGCGGCCAATGTGGAGATCATTGCCCGTGTAAAGAACCTATCATCAGGGGATCATATCAGTGACGAGAAAATGGAAGCCATGGTTATGGAGACCATTCACCGCCGCCCCTGCACCGTGGATGACCTGACTGCGGCATTGAACCTTGAAAAGGGAAACCTTGAAATTTTGATGAAACGGTTAATCCTGGAGGATAAAGTTGAATCTGTCCAGCAAGAAAGAGGATTGTTTTACCAGACCATAAAAGAGCCCCTATGA
- a CDS encoding dihydrolipoyl dehydrogenase, which yields MSKEYDVAIIGAGTAGLTAQEEVVKHTDNYVLIDDGPLGTTCARVGCMPSKALIAVADDFHKCSFFDEYGILGAKGLVPDHKKIMARVRSMRDEFSGGVIQEMSGFMDKVIRKRARFLDANTLDLGDETIRAKSIIIATGSKPYIPEPWLPFKEFIIDTDQFFELETLPRTMAVFGLGVIGIELGQALHRIGVQVTAVSRRKTAGGLTDPKLEEYAFEHFSKEMHIELGTAEIFGKTETGLEVGAGSKRWTVDRVLIATGRRPMLHNLNLESLKLDMDTKGMPVFDSETLQIGNLPVFLAGDVNGLKPILHEAADDGTIAGYNACAGTMARFKKRIPLHITFSSPDIAIAGLSHKALTEKGIDYVVGEASWEELGRARMILGKAAGRARIYADPQKGRLLGAEIMAPAGEHMAHLLAWAMGANLTIKEILGMPFYHPVPEEALLDAFFQIAAQITEPVPMPILEKRKDRPHGKE from the coding sequence ATGTCAAAAGAATACGATGTGGCGATTATCGGGGCGGGCACAGCCGGACTGACGGCCCAGGAAGAGGTTGTCAAACACACGGATAACTATGTGCTCATTGATGACGGCCCCCTGGGTACCACCTGTGCACGGGTGGGCTGCATGCCATCCAAGGCGTTGATTGCCGTGGCCGATGATTTCCACAAGTGCAGTTTTTTTGATGAATACGGTATTCTCGGCGCCAAGGGTCTGGTCCCGGATCATAAAAAAATCATGGCACGGGTCCGGTCCATGCGGGACGAATTTTCAGGCGGCGTGATCCAGGAGATGTCCGGATTCATGGATAAGGTGATCCGGAAAAGGGCCAGGTTTCTGGACGCCAACACCCTGGATTTAGGGGATGAAACCATCCGGGCCAAAAGCATCATCATTGCCACCGGATCAAAGCCCTATATACCTGAACCCTGGCTGCCATTTAAAGAATTTATAATTGATACGGACCAGTTCTTTGAACTGGAAACCCTGCCCCGGACCATGGCCGTGTTTGGGTTAGGCGTCATCGGCATTGAGTTGGGCCAGGCCCTGCATCGTATAGGCGTTCAAGTGACCGCCGTCAGCCGCCGTAAAACGGCAGGTGGTCTGACCGACCCCAAACTTGAAGAATATGCCTTTGAGCATTTTTCCAAAGAGATGCACATTGAACTTGGCACCGCTGAAATTTTTGGCAAAACCGAAACCGGTCTTGAAGTGGGCGCCGGCAGCAAACGCTGGACCGTGGACCGGGTGCTGATCGCCACAGGGAGACGGCCGATGCTCCATAATTTAAACCTTGAAAGCTTAAAACTTGACATGGATACCAAAGGGATGCCGGTCTTTGATTCTGAAACCCTGCAGATAGGGAATCTACCCGTGTTTCTGGCCGGGGATGTAAATGGCCTTAAACCCATTCTCCATGAAGCTGCCGATGACGGCACCATCGCTGGTTACAACGCCTGTGCCGGTACCATGGCCCGATTTAAAAAACGAATCCCTCTGCACATCACCTTTTCTTCGCCGGATATCGCCATTGCAGGACTGTCCCACAAGGCCCTGACGGAAAAAGGCATTGATTATGTGGTGGGCGAAGCGTCCTGGGAAGAACTTGGACGGGCCAGGATGATACTTGGCAAAGCTGCCGGGAGGGCCAGAATTTATGCAGATCCCCAAAAGGGACGACTGCTGGGTGCAGAAATCATGGCACCGGCCGGCGAACACATGGCCCATCTTCTAGCCTGGGCCATGGGAGCAAATCTGACGATCAAAGAAATTCTGGGCATGCCCTTTTACCACCCCGTGCCTGAGGAAGCACTTTTGGATGCATTTTTCCAGATCGCCGCACAGATCACAGAGCCGGTGCCCATGCCAATCCTGGAAAAAAGAAAGGACAGGCCCCATGGAAAAGAATAA
- a CDS encoding DUF2058 domain-containing protein, with product MGLSLQDQLLKAGIADKKQANKVNQEQRVKRKKNKGKKKTPEINQTRQSQLAQAKRSRELNRQSNQEKEKQQRLAQAKQLIEENRLDLRKYEDPYYFKVGKKIKKLYVNDEITQKLGRGQLAIVTLNSVYEIVPAKVARKIVDRDPDSLVVFHQSEEE from the coding sequence ATGGGATTGTCTTTACAGGATCAGCTCCTGAAAGCCGGGATAGCTGATAAAAAACAGGCTAACAAAGTCAACCAGGAGCAACGGGTTAAGCGGAAAAAAAATAAAGGCAAAAAAAAGACGCCTGAAATTAATCAAACCCGTCAATCACAGTTAGCTCAGGCCAAACGGAGCCGAGAACTCAACCGCCAGTCCAACCAGGAGAAAGAAAAACAGCAGAGATTGGCCCAGGCCAAGCAATTAATAGAGGAGAACCGCCTGGACCTGAGAAAGTACGAAGATCCATACTATTTCAAGGTCGGTAAGAAAATAAAAAAACTCTACGTTAACGATGAAATCACCCAAAAACTTGGTCGGGGGCAGCTTGCTATTGTTACGCTGAATAGTGTCTACGAAATCGTTCCGGCTAAAGTTGCCCGGAAAATAGTGGATCGTGATCCGGATTCTTTGGTGGTATTTCATCAGTCGGAAGAAGAATAG
- a CDS encoding glycogen/starch/alpha-glucan phosphorylase: MTRTNTTDCSSHTNDSNNIKKLKRGFAYKLFYQQGVWPQNASLNDYYLAVSYTVRDRMQQMFLNSILSLQKKESKIVGYLSAEFLMGPHLHNNLINLGLYDQVSRAVEECGLDIKQIIDHEEEPGLGNGGLGRLAACYLDSLASLQIPAIGYGIRYEFGMFDQEIKNGWQKELGDRWLQPGNPWEFKKADLTVEVGARGHTEQYTDDHGNQRVRWVPGGMVKGIPYDTPVLGYRVNNVNLLRLWSAEAPKSFDFDDFNVGDYQGAVHEKIMAETITKVLYPNDEHFRGKELRLFQQYFFVSCSMQDMVRIHLFMFPNLDNFPDKFAVQLNDTHPAIAVPEFMRLLIDVHHYSWERAWDIVTHTFAYTNHTLLPEALEKWPVAMLGRVLPRHLEIIYEINSRFLDLVRIKYPGDVDVVRRMSIIDESGERYVRMAHLACIGGYAINGVAELHTRLLKNHTLTDFHRLWPDKLTNVTNGVTPRRWMVLSNPRLARLISSAIGDGWITNLYKLRELEPMVDDPVFCEKWQQVKFDNKQDICAMFSCAYGPMFNPYAMFDVQVKRIHEYKRQHLNLLHIVNLYQRLKNNPNLDVPPRIFIFGGKAAPGYTMAKLIIKLINSIAEVVNSDPDVNTRLQVLFIPNFNVQIGHMVYPMADLSEQISLAGKEASGTGNMKFSMNGALTIGTLDGANVEIREEVAPENFFLFGMDVNEVQELGTAGYDPQTIYNQNEGLKAAINLIATGHFSHGDRELFRPLIDSLLYHDPYMVLADYQSYVDCQQKVGEVFQDTRRWTKMAILNAARMGKFSSDRSIADYCRKIWKIKPFPVELKLQQLPENGFKFPQRDKIVRT; encoded by the coding sequence ATGACCCGAACAAATACAACCGACTGTAGCAGCCACACCAACGACAGCAATAACATTAAAAAATTGAAACGTGGTTTTGCCTACAAGCTTTTTTATCAGCAGGGGGTGTGGCCGCAAAACGCATCACTCAACGATTACTATCTTGCGGTGAGCTATACGGTGCGGGATAGAATGCAGCAAATGTTTCTCAATTCGATTCTATCCCTTCAGAAAAAGGAGAGTAAAATTGTCGGCTATCTGTCAGCCGAATTTTTGATGGGACCCCATCTGCACAACAATCTTATCAATCTGGGTCTGTATGATCAGGTCTCCCGGGCGGTTGAAGAGTGTGGCCTTGACATCAAACAGATCATCGACCATGAAGAGGAACCCGGCCTTGGCAACGGCGGTCTTGGCAGACTTGCTGCCTGTTATCTGGATTCCTTGGCAAGTCTTCAGATTCCAGCCATTGGCTATGGTATCCGTTATGAGTTTGGTATGTTCGATCAAGAGATTAAAAACGGATGGCAGAAAGAGCTGGGCGATCGCTGGCTGCAGCCCGGTAATCCCTGGGAGTTTAAAAAGGCGGATCTAACGGTGGAGGTTGGGGCCCGGGGGCATACGGAGCAGTACACGGATGACCATGGCAACCAGAGGGTTCGCTGGGTTCCGGGAGGAATGGTCAAGGGAATCCCCTACGACACACCGGTTCTGGGGTACCGGGTCAACAACGTAAACCTGCTCAGACTGTGGAGTGCCGAGGCCCCAAAAAGCTTTGACTTTGACGATTTTAATGTTGGTGACTATCAGGGTGCGGTGCATGAGAAAATCATGGCCGAAACCATTACCAAGGTCCTCTATCCCAATGACGAGCATTTCAGGGGAAAGGAGCTTCGTCTTTTTCAGCAATATTTCTTTGTCAGCTGTTCCATGCAGGACATGGTTCGTATCCATCTGTTTATGTTTCCAAACCTGGACAATTTCCCCGACAAATTTGCAGTACAGCTCAACGACACCCATCCGGCCATTGCCGTGCCTGAATTTATGCGGCTTTTGATCGATGTTCACCACTATAGTTGGGAGCGGGCATGGGATATAGTCACCCACACCTTTGCCTATACCAACCATACTCTTCTTCCAGAAGCCCTGGAGAAATGGCCGGTGGCCATGCTGGGCAGGGTGCTGCCCCGGCACCTGGAGATTATTTATGAAATCAACAGCCGATTCCTCGATCTTGTCCGTATTAAATACCCGGGTGACGTGGACGTGGTTCGGCGAATGTCCATCATTGATGAATCAGGAGAGCGTTATGTGCGCATGGCACACCTTGCCTGCATTGGCGGCTATGCAATCAACGGGGTGGCAGAACTCCACACAAGGCTATTAAAGAATCATACCCTAACTGATTTCCATCGTTTGTGGCCGGACAAACTTACCAATGTCACCAATGGGGTGACACCCCGCCGATGGATGGTACTCAGCAATCCGCGCCTTGCCCGATTGATCAGCTCAGCCATCGGCGATGGCTGGATCACCAATTTATATAAGCTCCGGGAGTTAGAACCGATGGTCGATGACCCGGTCTTCTGCGAAAAATGGCAGCAAGTCAAATTTGATAACAAGCAGGATATCTGCGCCATGTTCTCCTGTGCCTACGGCCCGATGTTTAATCCCTATGCCATGTTTGACGTCCAGGTTAAACGGATCCACGAGTATAAACGTCAGCATCTTAACCTCTTGCACATCGTCAACCTGTACCAACGCCTTAAAAACAATCCGAATCTTGATGTCCCGCCCAGAATCTTTATCTTCGGCGGTAAGGCTGCGCCGGGATATACCATGGCCAAGCTTATCATAAAGCTTATCAATTCGATTGCCGAGGTGGTCAACAGCGACCCCGACGTTAATACCCGCCTGCAGGTTCTGTTCATCCCCAACTTCAACGTGCAGATTGGCCATATGGTTTATCCCATGGCCGACTTGAGTGAGCAGATTTCTCTTGCCGGTAAAGAAGCTTCGGGCACGGGTAATATGAAGTTTTCCATGAATGGTGCCTTGACCATCGGAACCCTGGATGGGGCCAATGTGGAGATCCGGGAGGAGGTTGCCCCGGAAAATTTCTTCCTGTTTGGTATGGACGTTAACGAGGTACAGGAGTTAGGAACTGCCGGTTATGATCCCCAGACAATCTACAACCAAAACGAGGGGCTCAAAGCCGCAATCAATCTTATTGCTACGGGGCATTTCTCCCATGGCGATCGGGAGCTGTTCCGACCTCTGATTGATTCGTTGCTTTATCATGATCCGTATATGGTGCTTGCCGATTATCAATCCTATGTGGACTGCCAGCAGAAGGTGGGGGAGGTGTTCCAGGATACCAGGAGATGGACAAAAATGGCCATACTCAATGCCGCTCGAATGGGAAAATTTTCCTCGGATAGGTCCATTGCCGATTATTGCCGGAAAATTTGGAAGATCAAACCCTTCCCGGTTGAGCTCAAGCTGCAGCAATTGCCGGAGAATGGTTTTAAATTTCCCCAACGCGATAAAATTGTGCGCACCTGA
- a CDS encoding HD-GYP domain-containing protein yields the protein MSVDVDQKMLEMMQAKKVFLKKYKRAQQLFSDLVKSQKRLFNIDSQEKKNGEVSDKINIKESVHAIDEIMEMLVETDRLILNSTKDYFSTDDYLFQHSFGVCYIGTIVLKRFNEIFSRYIKKMLTAKFKENLKHCQQEDMAPFFYYPPEAVRTISMGYLIHDMGKIMVPDSLLNKKSGLNRMELRQIQKHAGGYGTLFLKMNGIYDVYVENIIKYHHAAIYPNEKKAYPVYQSPSDLPPYVKICKLADIYSAMTLKRSYGEAVNPTKVVNTIFQDYSGRDPILQLILYSFVKEIGTCPEGSILTLKNGQSVYVINSEGPEVIIFTDQDGNTIETADKIINLSSPDSKNQNLFIDGQHRPKTPIEMFDRLPKYLKEFHSE from the coding sequence ATGTCCGTTGACGTTGACCAGAAGATGCTTGAAATGATGCAGGCGAAAAAAGTTTTTCTGAAAAAATACAAACGGGCCCAACAACTATTCAGTGACCTGGTTAAAAGTCAAAAGCGGCTATTTAATATAGACTCCCAGGAAAAAAAAAATGGCGAGGTGTCGGACAAAATTAATATTAAAGAAAGCGTCCATGCCATAGACGAAATCATGGAGATGCTCGTTGAGACAGATCGGTTGATTCTGAACAGTACAAAAGACTATTTTTCCACCGATGACTATCTTTTTCAACACTCTTTTGGTGTCTGCTATATCGGAACCATTGTATTGAAGCGTTTCAACGAAATTTTTTCCCGCTACATCAAAAAGATGCTCACGGCTAAATTTAAAGAAAATCTGAAACACTGTCAACAAGAAGATATGGCGCCGTTTTTTTACTACCCGCCTGAAGCCGTACGCACCATCTCCATGGGTTATCTCATCCACGATATGGGCAAAATAATGGTCCCTGACTCCCTGTTGAACAAAAAAAGCGGCTTGAACCGGATGGAACTTAGACAAATACAAAAACATGCCGGGGGGTACGGAACGCTTTTTTTGAAAATGAACGGCATTTACGACGTCTATGTGGAAAATATTATTAAATACCACCACGCAGCAATATATCCTAACGAAAAAAAAGCTTACCCTGTTTATCAATCCCCTTCAGACTTGCCGCCCTATGTTAAAATCTGCAAACTGGCGGATATATACAGTGCCATGACCCTAAAACGAAGTTACGGCGAAGCGGTGAATCCAACCAAAGTGGTCAATACTATTTTTCAGGACTATTCAGGACGTGATCCCATTTTACAGCTTATCCTCTATTCATTTGTCAAAGAAATCGGTACCTGTCCCGAGGGAAGCATTCTAACTTTGAAAAACGGCCAGTCAGTCTACGTGATAAACAGCGAGGGGCCTGAGGTTATCATATTTACCGATCAGGACGGCAACACGATTGAAACAGCGGATAAAATCATTAATCTGTCCAGCCCTGACAGCAAAAATCAAAATCTATTTATTGACGGTCAGCATCGTCCCAAGACGCCAATAGAAATGTTTGACCGGCTTCCCAAATATCTTAAAGAATTTCATTCGGAATAA
- a CDS encoding PaaI family thioesterase, with the protein MFNYPLYLKQLTAGEPVNNPFLDFLQIKAEAVEKGYARFSMEIRPEFLQGAGIMQGGLGIALSSETAAHAVMSTLATGENLTTIELKNDFLSMASKGRLTAEATVFKRGRTLVFVDCIVKDDTGKDISKSSATLMVIPPKSD; encoded by the coding sequence ATGTTTAACTACCCCTTATACCTAAAACAACTGACGGCAGGAGAACCGGTCAACAACCCTTTTCTGGATTTTTTACAAATAAAGGCAGAAGCGGTTGAAAAAGGATATGCCCGGTTCAGCATGGAAATCCGGCCCGAATTTCTCCAGGGCGCCGGGATCATGCAGGGCGGTTTAGGCATTGCCTTATCCAGTGAAACCGCCGCCCATGCGGTGATGAGCACCCTGGCAACCGGCGAGAACCTGACAACCATTGAACTGAAAAACGACTTTCTTTCCATGGCGTCCAAAGGCCGCCTGACCGCCGAAGCCACTGTTTTCAAACGGGGTCGAACCCTTGTTTTTGTGGACTGCATCGTCAAAGATGACACAGGAAAAGATATTTCAAAAAGCAGTGCCACCCTGATGGTGATTCCGCCTAAGTCGGATTAG
- the yeiP gene encoding elongation factor P-like protein YeiP: MPKACDLKKGQVVDISGEPYLVKHIDVRTPSARGAVTLYKVRFSSIKTRQKYENSYKGNDMLDDVDLQRKPVQYLYPDGDLHVFMDTVEYGQYMIAQDSIDDELVWLTDGMEDIVGMFIDGNLVAVEIPASLVFEITQTAPGIKGASATARTKPAALSNGVEIQVPEYLENGEMVKVNTETRKYISRA; this comes from the coding sequence ATGCCAAAAGCATGTGATTTAAAAAAGGGCCAGGTGGTGGACATAAGCGGAGAACCGTATCTGGTTAAACATATTGATGTAAGAACCCCGTCTGCAAGGGGTGCCGTTACCCTTTACAAGGTCCGGTTCAGCAGTATCAAGACCCGGCAGAAATATGAAAATTCATACAAAGGCAATGATATGCTCGATGATGTGGACCTGCAAAGAAAACCTGTCCAGTACCTTTATCCGGACGGGGACCTGCATGTGTTCATGGACACTGTGGAATATGGTCAGTATATGATTGCCCAAGACAGCATTGACGATGAATTGGTCTGGCTCACCGACGGCATGGAAGATATTGTGGGCATGTTCATTGACGGCAATCTGGTGGCCGTTGAAATTCCCGCCTCCCTTGTTTTTGAGATTACACAAACTGCTCCGGGTATCAAAGGGGCCAGTGCTACGGCCCGGACAAAACCTGCCGCCCTTTCCAACGGGGTTGAAATCCAGGTGCCTGAATATCTTGAAAACGGAGAGATGGTCAAGGTCAACACCGAAACCAGAAAATATATATCCAGGGCTTGA
- a CDS encoding DHHA2 domain-containing protein encodes MEKNKTNPVNRFLSDARSRAHTHDIDMLVFGNEAADLDSVASAIGLAWVLESSKEPCSALPLIPIKRDDFRLKTESRWVLSQTGIDVANLFFLDDVQPFETLISRVKAFALVDHNRLTNGFSKYEEKVRLILDHHEDLKLYPNALRRIEPVGSCATLVGEDLINDCGGGAAGEIPPSLAALLLGTILIDTVNLDPNAGRVTPRDHAVAKHLKLIAGLDADKFYQGIRAAKSDISEMDTRDLLRRDCKTFQFNKVSCTVASVPLDLEQWMVRDMDLAKGIETYAGEVQADILMTMNTQRTPKFSRGIAVFCKSPILFTTISAMLAFNLDLEIISPPQGFEGGDVHFFRQGNLSLSRKKLEPILDQYVSKLKQPY; translated from the coding sequence ATGGAAAAGAATAAAACAAATCCGGTCAACCGGTTTCTCTCAGATGCCCGGTCCAGGGCACACACCCACGATATTGATATGCTGGTTTTCGGCAACGAAGCCGCTGACCTGGATTCCGTGGCATCGGCCATTGGCCTCGCCTGGGTGCTGGAGAGCAGCAAAGAACCCTGTTCAGCCCTGCCTTTAATTCCCATTAAAAGAGACGATTTTCGCCTGAAAACAGAAAGCCGGTGGGTGCTCTCGCAAACAGGCATTGATGTGGCCAATCTTTTTTTCCTGGACGACGTCCAACCATTTGAGACACTTATCTCCCGGGTCAAAGCATTTGCTTTGGTGGACCATAACCGCCTGACAAATGGCTTCTCAAAATATGAAGAAAAAGTCAGGCTTATCCTGGATCACCATGAAGACTTGAAGCTGTACCCCAATGCCCTGCGCCGGATTGAACCGGTGGGGTCCTGTGCCACCCTGGTAGGCGAAGACCTGATCAATGATTGTGGCGGAGGCGCTGCAGGAGAAATCCCCCCAAGCCTGGCCGCCCTTTTATTAGGAACCATTCTGATCGACACCGTTAACCTTGACCCCAACGCCGGACGGGTGACCCCCAGGGACCATGCCGTGGCAAAGCACCTGAAGCTCATTGCCGGCCTGGACGCAGACAAATTTTACCAGGGCATCCGTGCAGCCAAATCAGACATCAGTGAAATGGACACAAGGGATTTGCTCAGGCGGGACTGCAAGACATTTCAATTCAACAAGGTAAGCTGCACCGTGGCATCGGTGCCTTTGGACCTTGAGCAATGGATGGTCAGGGACATGGATCTTGCCAAGGGCATTGAAACCTATGCAGGGGAAGTGCAGGCGGATATTTTGATGACTATGAACACCCAGCGCACCCCAAAATTTTCAAGGGGGATTGCAGTGTTCTGCAAATCCCCCATTCTTTTCACAACCATCTCCGCCATGCTGGCATTCAACCTTGACTTAGAAATAATCTCCCCGCCCCAAGGCTTTGAGGGCGGCGACGTTCATTTTTTCCGTCAGGGAAACCTGAGCCTGTCCAGAAAAAAGCTTGAGCCGATACTGGACCAGTATGTTTCAAAACTTAAACAACCGTATTGA
- a CDS encoding argininosuccinate synthase translates to MAKEKVVLAYSGGLDTSVILKWLLEQGYEVFAYMADIGQDEDFQAAEQKALKIGASKVFIEDMKKEFVTDYIFPVFKSNTVYEGRYLLGTAIARPIIAKKQIEIAKEVGAQYVSHGATGKGNDQVRFELSYYALNPAIKVIAPWKNPDFLNAFQGRSDLLAYAEKHGIQTKQTAAKPYSEDDNLLHISHEAGILEDPGAVCDESIYSRTVSPEKAPDTPTRITIEFKDGIPVKVKNLEDGTEKTDALDLFLYLNQLGAENGIGRLDMVENRFVGIKSRGVYETPGGAILHEAHKDIEGIAMDREVMRLRDMLAAKLGELVYNGFWFSPEMEFLMAAIDKSQELIDGEVTLKLFKGVAYPISRTSPSSLYNQDLSSMDITGGYNQEDAEGFIRVNAIRLMAHRDITRRN, encoded by the coding sequence ATGGCAAAGGAAAAAGTGGTTCTGGCGTATTCGGGCGGACTGGATACGTCGGTTATCCTCAAATGGCTGCTGGAACAGGGCTATGAAGTATTTGCATACATGGCTGACATTGGCCAGGATGAAGATTTTCAGGCAGCAGAACAAAAAGCCCTTAAAATCGGTGCGTCAAAAGTGTTTATCGAAGATATGAAAAAGGAATTTGTCACCGATTATATATTCCCCGTTTTCAAGTCCAATACGGTTTACGAAGGCCGCTATCTTTTAGGTACAGCCATTGCCCGTCCCATCATTGCCAAAAAGCAGATTGAAATCGCAAAGGAAGTAGGTGCCCAATATGTGTCCCACGGCGCCACGGGTAAAGGAAACGACCAGGTGCGGTTTGAGCTCTCTTACTATGCCCTGAATCCGGCCATAAAAGTCATTGCACCGTGGAAAAATCCGGACTTTCTCAATGCCTTCCAGGGCCGTTCCGACCTTCTTGCCTATGCGGAAAAGCACGGGATTCAAACCAAGCAGACCGCAGCCAAGCCTTATAGCGAAGATGATAACCTGCTGCACATTTCCCATGAAGCAGGGATTCTTGAAGATCCCGGCGCAGTATGCGATGAAAGCATCTATTCCCGCACCGTATCTCCTGAAAAGGCCCCGGATACCCCCACACGCATCACCATTGAATTCAAAGACGGCATTCCGGTCAAAGTAAAAAATCTGGAAGACGGCACCGAAAAAACAGATGCCCTGGATTTATTTTTGTATCTGAACCAGTTGGGTGCCGAAAATGGTATAGGCCGTCTTGACATGGTGGAAAACCGGTTTGTAGGTATCAAATCCAGGGGTGTTTATGAGACACCGGGCGGTGCCATTCTGCACGAGGCACACAAGGACATTGAAGGTATTGCCATGGACCGTGAAGTCATGCGTCTTCGGGATATGCTGGCAGCCAAACTCGGTGAATTGGTTTACAACGGCTTCTGGTTCAGTCCTGAAATGGAATTTCTCATGGCAGCAATTGACAAAAGCCAGGAACTCATTGACGGCGAAGTAACCTTGAAACTATTTAAAGGGGTGGCCTACCCGATCTCCAGAACCTCACCATCGTCTCTGTACAACCAGGACCTGTCCTCCATGGACATCACCGGTGGCTACAACCAGGAAGATGCCGAAGGCTTCATCCGTGTCAACGCAATCCGCCTGATGGCCCACAGGGACATCACCCGTAGAAACTAA
- a CDS encoding gamma carbonic anhydrase family protein has protein sequence MMTLYAFKNIHPKIHDSVFIAPTAQIIGDVHIAQDASVWFQTVVRGDTATITIGERTNIQDLSMCHADEGIPLTVGNGVTVGHQVCLHGCTIEDDCLIGMGATVMNQVVIGTGSVVAAGAVVLEKTIIPPYSLVIGSPGKVKKTYENKEEITQMMQISSNHYAGNAKKFADKDLFYEIK, from the coding sequence ATGATGACTTTATACGCATTCAAAAATATCCATCCTAAAATTCATGATTCCGTATTCATTGCGCCAACGGCTCAAATTATTGGTGATGTGCATATCGCCCAGGACGCCTCGGTCTGGTTTCAAACGGTTGTCCGGGGGGATACGGCCACAATCACCATTGGTGAACGGACAAATATCCAGGATTTGTCCATGTGCCATGCGGATGAGGGTATCCCCTTAACGGTGGGTAACGGCGTCACCGTAGGTCATCAGGTCTGTCTGCATGGCTGTACCATTGAAGACGACTGCCTGATCGGCATGGGTGCCACTGTGATGAATCAGGTCGTCATCGGCACCGGATCTGTTGTCGCGGCGGGTGCGGTGGTGCTGGAAAAAACAATTATTCCGCCATACTCCCTTGTCATCGGATCCCCTGGAAAGGTGAAAAAGACCTATGAAAACAAAGAAGAAATCACACAGATGATGCAAATTTCTTCCAACCACTATGCCGGAAACGCCAAAAAATTTGCCGACAAAGATCTGTTTTATGAAATCAAATAG